The Paramormyrops kingsleyae isolate MSU_618 chromosome 20, PKINGS_0.4, whole genome shotgun sequence genome contains the following window.
GACAAAGTTACTGTGCTGCTTGGTTTGAGACCCATTAGATGGACGAAGGTGCGCTGTCCTGACAGATGAAGTTTGGTGGTCCCTTCGCCGTGCCACGGGCGGGGGCGGCGCACACCCACGCCTGGTGACATTTAACTCCGTGGAGGCAGGAGGATGTCTGTCTGTCATTAACCTTATTCACTAAGTGGGCTGTTGACGCCGCTCTGATCAAGAGATACGGCCGGTCATGATCTTAAACGCAGCCACCTAAAAATCCCCCTTATACGTCTATGCGGGACAAGAAGACCCGAATTCcgattaattaattacatgtgttaTAACAAAATTGCATGTGATATATAATGCTACATATGTGTGAAAGCTTACTCTGATGTTTTTGATCGCTAGAATGTAGATTTCTGTTTATACTCGGCGAACCCGTTAACATCTCTAGCTGATCAGGTCTTCTGGCTGAATTGAATTAAACGGACCCGTCTTACAGTGTCCGTACTCTTTAAATCAAGCAAAAGACACCAGCCAGTTTCTCAGGTCACAATCGCCGTAGCAGGTATGTCAAGGTCAATTAGAAATGTGATTTAATATATATAGCGAAGTCAAATGGGAACCTTTTGCAAGGCAGCCATCAAACGACACACAACCAGCACAAAGAATTGTCGATATCGTTTCGTTTAGCTCTCGGATCACATCGGGCCAGTGAAACCAGTGGGTCAGTATACGTTCCACAAGTCAGTTAATAGTGATGTGCTTATTTTTTAACCTTCCCCTTTTCCCTTGGATAGTTTCCTGTCGAAGCCGCTTATGacaaatagattttttttgcgCGAGAATAAATGCCGTTTGCACTGAGCGTAAGGCAGAGCTTCATAAATATGTAATTCGTCATTTGAGACGGCTGATTTCTGTGTTATGAGACTGTCAAAGGCCAGCACTGCGAGGCAGAAGTTTATCACGTTGCCTGAGCGTAGTGAGATCGGATTTCGAGAGCGTGGTCCAGAAGCAGAAGGCGCAGCTGCAAACAGGCAGCGCTCGCTGGCTGTTCTTCTACTTTGGCGCTTGATTTCTAGCTGAGGCAGTAACCTGGCAGGTACACACGCTAACCAGTAACCCCGCAGTACGAAGGACTTTCACCGGGCCGAGCTCTGGGGTCACTCAGCCTGGCCGTAGTGCCATATCTTTTCGGAGCAGGTGTCTCCGGCCACACAACTACTACCATTTTTGGGACTGGAGTCAATTCGAACATTATACTCTCTTGGCATCTAGAGCCATTTTGTTCTGAGACATTGACTCTTCATTTGAATATCTATATGTCACTTTTACATTTGTTGGTACCTCAGCACTATGCCCAATCACAAGGTACTTCACAGTGAACCTGGGCATAACTTGAACCAGGGATCTTTTGGGATGCCCTGCTGGGCTTCTCAAGCCCCATCCGGTCATTGGgacattaaataaaaaactaCAATGAATAAAGACAGGACACAAGTCAAAGTACCAACTGTGCCAAGTGTAAGGATGCTGTCACATGACCATATGGGCCATATGAAATACATAGAGGGAGTGATGTCACCTCCTGTTTACGTCCCTTTCTGAGGAAATACtgaactgtcaaaaaaaacaaaacgagGCAGCCCCCTCATGGCTGGTGTGAGTCAGGTGTCTCCCGGATTACCTGAATGGGGCGGCTGCTTCTGACTGATGCTGAGCCTGGGGACATGGCGCGGCACGTGACGGATGCCCGCGACGTGCCAGTACGTGTCTGCCCTCGCCAGAAGACACACGGGGATGAGACGCTTCGGAAACTGCCGTAAAACAAAAGCATTGTGCATTTTGAGATTTGCCAGGGTACAGATGGAATTTTATGGACATTTTAAATTAATCTTGACTTCCTGTTTGTGTTACGAGATCTGTTTTATTGCCCTTAGTCTATATTCATCGCTTTATCAGGCCTGTTTTCTACTTCTGGTTCAGTCTGTTTGGGATTCACCTTCTTGTGGGATAGGCGTGCTGTAACAGTAAGGCCATCCTTTATTGGGGGCCTAATCTCATCCAGGAGGCTCTGATGTTTTCAGGAATATGCTGCCTTTATGGCTAAAAGCTAAATGACATTTTGAGTGTGATGTACTTGGCCCACGCTGCTAGTTAAGGCATCTGACATAGACTTGAGCCTTCGGATGGGTCATTTTGGCCTCGTGCTTCTCTTCACCAGGGCACCATTCTGACAGTGCTTCCACTAGGGGGAACCAGCATCAATCTGGTGACCTGCTGTACACGTGTCGTCTGGGGCATGCGGCTGTCACGAGAGCGACACACTCCTAAAGGGTGACACACCTTAGTGTGCTGTCATCTTAATGAGAATCCAGACCGTCGGTATGAATCAGACACCCTCTAATAACTTGCAAGCAGTAGACATATTTGCACCACCTTGAATGTTTCGTAAGGTGCAACATTTAATAGCAGGAAGAAGGTTGTGGTGTCACAGCCAATGACAGTGACACACCCTGCCTCCCAGTCACCTTAAAAGGACACTGGTTATGTTCCGTTGTGTCTTGAAGATCCAAATCTCATTGGGATATGCTTGTTGGACCCATTTCCCCTTGTCCCTTTACTACAATTTTCCAGTGCAATTCATCGATCCTTCGGCCTGTGGTGCCCCCAAACAAACACACGTGAGGTTTTCTCTTTAGAGGCAAATCCCTAATGGAACAGCGTGATTGGTGGAGCTCTCTCGTTTAACTGGGCTGGGTTCAGCACTGCTTCGTCAGGACACGCCCCTCCCATCCCCTGCCGTCCTGGCGCTCGTCCTCCCGCTCGTCCTGTCCAACCCGTTTTAAAGTCCCCCAGACATGCTCTCGCCGTAACGGGAGACTGACTCATGTGTGAGATGGTGAGGATTCAATCCACAGGAAGTGGATTTCGGTTACAGCACGTCGACCATCCTCATCACTTTTAGAGCTTGTGTGCTGCCGACTTCATGCTGGATCATTATCCGGAAGTTTCTGCGGCATTGCCCTGGAGTGTCACGGGTGGAGGTTCAGATGCCGCCGGTAGTTTTATTCCGTGGCTCGCTATGAGAGGCCCCCGTTGTGGATCTGGTCGTGAGCCTTCCTAGGTCACCCCCCAAGGTGCTGTTTAAGCATGGGAGAAGGCAAATAAGTACAACAGTAATCATCTGCATGACTACCGCACAGTACTTAGTGAGTAGCAGGTACAGACCTGTGTCCACTGCCCTGGTCCTTGTGgtacctgggataggctccaggcccccacaATGCTATACTGTAAAcacagtgatggatggatggatggatgcatgcattcTCTTCACGGTGTGATAGTGAGAATTTGCTTAGATAATCACCAGAGACACGGGGTCACGGTCGTACAGCCCGTCACCTGAAGAACAGGCAGACGCTGGTtggagccccctgctggcggaTTGCGGGTTTCGGTGGGGGTACGCTCGACCCTGTCGGATTCGGATGTTACGCCATAAACCCGAGGTCCCCGTTCCCAAGAGTCTGCCTGGGTCCCCTCGGCACCGGCGCGCTGCGGGGCAGGAAGGGAGAGAAGCAGCGCTGTTCCTTTCTGTCAAACCCCATCTGGCTTCCCATCATCCTGCTGGGCGGATTCTCAGCTGAGGTTCGCCATGGCAACAGGCAACCCGGTCCGCTGCACTTCCGGAGAGAGCCGCACTCCTCACCCATCTAActaagtctgtctgtctgcctaccATCCGTCCATACACTCTCACTCACTCTgtcacaccaacacacacacacgtttgtattcctGTTTGTGGGGACTACCTATTCGTTTCCATGAGAaaaactctaatctcaacaATGATGACCTAGCCCTAACTTttaccacaagtaaccaaacaaaatacaagacttttggcatttttcgtgttttgattgcagtcacagatttttataaaattgaggttatctctttctctctctctctctctctctccgtctctctctctctctctctctctctctcacacacacacacacacacacacacacaccccggcACCCGCCGGCCTCGTGCTACCTCTGCTCCCCCACACGTTTGTGACGAGCGCCTCGTGAGTCCATTCATAGCCGCCGTTCCAGGAATGCCGGCCATGTGATGCGGGGCCGCGCCGAAACCTGACTCATTTCGGCGCGTCTGCTCTGCCGCGGTGCCGCCGGCATTCCTGCTGCGACGGGACGGGGATCTGTTGCCCCACGTCACACTCGGAGCGGGGGGCTGGCGACGTTACGCGCTGTGCGTTACGCGGTATCTGTTACGCTCCATGTGTCACGCATGTCTTCACCGGCGCGCTTTGAGTCACGGCGCTGCGAGGAATTGAACTGGTTTCCAAGAAACGGCGCCGAGCGACTTCTCTGCGCGCGTGACCCACGGGGGCGTCACTCTGCGTAAACCCTGTGACTCTGTCAGTCCAAGCTGCCTGACTGTTATGAAGATGAATGGTTTAAACAGCAAATATAAGCTTACTGTTTACTGACGTGTGGCCGGGCCGTGAGCCATGCTGCTTTGTGTCTTTTTAAATACGTGTTACAGGTTTCAGGTTTTCTGTTCTTAATGCCAAATAACGTTTGAATTACCTATGTGATGCGCTTCTATTGCTCATTTGTCGATCAGGGGTGCGAGGGGTGTCCTCTTTCTGGGGAATAACCCTCCTGAATTCCCATGAATCTTTTAAAGCATAATATTAAGCTGATCCAGATCTTGTGGAGTTCACTTTTATTTCTTAATTACTATAGctataatataattttcttTCTGCTGTTACTGATACTCACTCTGATGACCAATCACATTGATTACAGTGGGGTCAGTCTGATTGCCAGTCACTCTGATCACTGCCAGTCACTCTGATCTTATCATCAATAAACTTGTTGTTTATTGACGATGGTTACTGACGATGGTCACTCTGATTGTGGTCGCTCTGATGATGGTCACTGACGATAGTAACTGATTGTGGCCACTCAGATGATGGTCACTGATGATAGTCTCTCTGTGGTCACTGATGATAGTCACTCTGATTGCAGTCACTCAGATGACGGTCACTGACCATAGTCACTCTGATTGAGATCACTCTGTTGATGGTAACTCTTATTACAGTCACTCTGATTTTGGTCACTGATGATAGTCACTCTGATTGAGGTCACTCTGTTGATGGTAACTCTCATTACAGTCACTCTGATTTTGGTCACTCTAATTATGTTCACTGATTGCGGTCACTCTGATAGTCACTTTGACAACTCACCCTGTTTGCTGTCACTCTGATTGCTATCACTCTGATTTTGGTCCCTCTGATGACAGTCACTCTGCTGTCACTCTGATTGCTGTCATTCTGTTTTCTGTCACTCTGATGATGGTCACTCTGATGATGTTCACTCTTCTCTCGTCCCACAGATATATGTTGGGTAAAGGGGCAAAGCGGAAGCACGATAAGGATGATGACGGGCTGGAGGGCGACGCGGTGGTGGCAGCGGGGCGAGGGGGGGGCCCCTCTAAGGCATCCTACACACTGCAGCGACAGACCATCTTCAACATGTCGCTGATGAAGCTGTACCACCCGCGGGCAGCGGTCGAGCCCAGCCTGGAGCGCCGTGTGCTCATCAACAACATGTTGCGGCGTATCCAGGATGAGCTGCGGCGTGAGGGCGGGGCCCAGCCCCTGCCCCTCCCACTGCCCGCCTCCCCGCCCCCCGAGGACCCTGCCGATGAAGGGTTCCGCGAgccgccccccccgccacccGGGCTGGCGCCTCCAGACTCCTGCCTCACCCCAGCCTCCCTATTGGAGGCTGATGCCTCCCTCTTCTGcagctccccctccccacacacctTGCTCTTCCATGGCGCCCCCTCTAGGCCAACCCCTTCCCCGTCACCCTCCAAAGATGGCTTTTCCTCCGCCCTGGACGAAATTGAGGAGCTGTGTCCCGACGTCGCAACGACTACCTCCCCCCCTCCTGGAGCATCTCCTCAGGGGCCCCAACTATCCCCCATGCTCCCTGCAGGGGGAGACCTGAAAGCCAGAAAGCCCGACGTCCGAGGGGTGGTGATGGCGACAGACCCTCAACCTGGTAGCCTGGACATGAGCCCATGCCCCCCActctcttcttcctcctcatccaccacctcctcttcctcctcggGCTTCCTCACGGACCTGGCGCTAGACGACATCCTGTTTGCGGACATCGACACCTCCATGTATGACTTTGATGCGTGCACCTCCGCCTCAGGGACCGGCGCCGCCAAAATTGCCCCCGTGATGACGGCGGATGACCTGGTCAAGACTCTGTCGCCCTATGGCGGCCCTGGCACCGGTCCGACCTCAGCCGCTCCAAGCCAGCCTTTCAAAATGGACCTGGCCGAGCTGGACCACATCATGGAAGTCCTGGTGGGTTCCTGACTTCAGCAGCGTTTCacaaaaaataatacataaatatgtatttcaGAAGAACAAAGAAAATATAGACAGTGCCCATTTTTGTACAGTTTTCTACGCCGGGCAGTAAGAAAGTGATGGGTGGCGCCCCTTAGGGGCTGCTTGACGACACTGCATGCCATTGGCCCACCCTTCCATGAGACCCTCAATGCAGAGACCATCAGGCGGCTTCTAGCAGATCCCAGTGCCTTCATCTGCCTCTGACCACCCCACGGCTTGCGGTCCGTCCCCCGGTTTCCACGGCAACCTGCGGGCAATTCCGCCGGTTTCTGGCTGCAAAGGATACCCCCTTTATTTAAGCACAAATGGTGACGCGGAGATTCCCGTTGTCATGTCCCACTTCTGTATATAGATCCTGTTTCCGGTCCATCAGCGCTGTCCACACCGGCTCAGTCaatgagtttgatgatgatatttttacacaaactgtattttttttgaaAGAACAGAAGTGCAGAATTTAATACTCATCACTGAAAGTATTTTAATAAGGTGTGTTCTCTGAACCTTCTGTTTCTCTTAAACGTGCGAGTTTCCGCACGCAGGGTTCTCCAGGAAGGCCAGTGGTTCCAGTTGGGGCATTGCCTCATCACTGGTCCGCCGGCCAAAAGGGACTTTTCATTGGGTCGCATAGATGTCGAATCTGCAATAAGTACTCAAACCAACCAATCACTGTGAGAGAAAAAAGAAACTACAATCTGTTGGAAATTAGGGCACGAATCCACCTCACATCACAATGGACATTTGGATTTAATTGTACGTGTTTCTAAaagattaaattattttataaaggTAGTAGTTGACCAGTAAAGTATGAATGGAAAGGGAAAACATgtacagtttacaaaaaaacGTGGTTTACATTCACGGGGACTCCACTTCCGTTAGACAGGAGTTaccacaggaaatgacatcagctGTAATATATGTTGCCGACACTGACTGAGAGTGTACTGTTCATCTCGCTACATTGTAATGGGACATGATTGCGGGACGATGCCTGTTGTCCTCACGGACTCGCcaaggcagccccccccccccatgcatgcTCCATGAATAATACCCTTTACCATTGCACCAAAtaactgtttatttttcttttaaaatcatttttaaagctGTGTTTTAGCGATCAATCCCCGAGCGTGTAGCTCCGCAGAGGCGTATCGATGTCTGCAGCCTTTTTGCCAAATGGTGTTTCCTGCATCTATAGCTTTGGGTAATTTGGTGTGTCTGCTGCCTCAGAGTATGACCCATGGCCACCTAATATGGCTTCTGTATGTCTGATGTTCCTATTTAAGTTCAGTTGAAATGCTGTTGCTTTGTTCGTCTGAAACATCGCCTGTTCTCTCCTTGTCACTGACCTGTCTGGGGCGGCTTCTGGATGAACAGGAGGTCAGGTGGTCAGCcgacctgtagggggcgccgtCAGTGACCCAGCGGGCGCAGGCGCCCCGGAGCACTGCTGAGATCACGGCACAGACGTGTAGGTCGAGCCTAAGACACGCCTGAGATGCGTCATCATGGCTTGAAATAGTGTTCCCCCTAGTCCGTTTATGACGtttggggggggttgaggttCCTACGGGCAGCTGTCAGTCAGCACGACTGCAAGTGCAGAAGAGGCATGGAGAATCAAAGTAACTTTTTATCAAATATAGTATTTTTCTATTAAATTTTTAAACACGTTCACATCAGCCTCATCCCTGATGGAAGCAAAGCCATTCATGTAGCTTATGGAGGAAAAATCTTTCAAACTAGAAACGTGTTTTGTGGGGTAAATCGTAGTACCTGCTGCGTCTCTGAGAGTTTGCTCGAGTGACCAGGAGAGAACCAGGTGGACAGATTGATTCCTGAATGTAAAATCAGTAACAATTTCTTTGGTTTGAGGTGattttttaaagttatttattatttgtttcctgtgtaaatatatttattttaatgtgatGCTAACATATGGATTGTAATGCTTGCAGAATGTAAGGTAGGAATGTACTCGTCTAGGAATGTAATTTGTGGGGGCTTATGATTATGAGAGCGCCTTTCCCGTGCGTTTTAACCTTTTATTTTCATATGATTTTTACTgagtggttgggggggggggttgtgaggTCTGTGCCAGGTCATGGTAAAAACACTCAATCCTGGACCCATGGGGGTGCGTTTGGGTGGGCAGCCCAGGACATGAGCACGAGTGTCTCTATCAAGTGGATGCACAGTTTTTCCTTGGAGTTTAAGAGCTCTGAGCTCCAGAGCCAGAATGTCAGGATGCTTCCGTCAATGATGCCAAAAATTCCATGATTTTTGTACCATCCACATCAGATGGATTCAGTGTTTTTCTTCCAGAGGCTTGGAGGCTCAGCAAACTCATCCtgggcaggctgggggggggggttggggggctggAGAGCACTGGGACAGACCTCGCCCTGCTGGGTGTAAAAGGGCATTTTctgctgggggaaaaaatgaggctgtattttttttccacagaccTTTTGAGCTGCGGCTTTGTCTATGCAATATTACATACTCATccaaaatggaaatggaaagtaaataaaaacatcaaactGATTACTGTATTCACACCAATGTATGgactgtagtgtgtgtgtgtgtctcattttatcatgaggtgtgtgtatatgtatgtgtgagtgtgtgtgtgagtgagtgagccAGCTGCAGTCTTACTTTTGTAGTTTTATATTATACAATAAACTGAAAGTAAAGTACATGACTCTTATTGCACT
Protein-coding sequences here:
- the LOC111850751 gene encoding SERTA domain-containing protein 2-like, whose amino-acid sequence is MLGKGAKRKHDKDDDGLEGDAVVAAGRGGGPSKASYTLQRQTIFNMSLMKLYHPRAAVEPSLERRVLINNMLRRIQDELRREGGAQPLPLPLPASPPPEDPADEGFREPPPPPPGLAPPDSCLTPASLLEADASLFCSSPSPHTLLFHGAPSRPTPSPSPSKDGFSSALDEIEELCPDVATTTSPPPGASPQGPQLSPMLPAGGDLKARKPDVRGVVMATDPQPGSLDMSPCPPLSSSSSSTTSSSSSGFLTDLALDDILFADIDTSMYDFDACTSASGTGAAKIAPVMTADDLVKTLSPYGGPGTGPTSAAPSQPFKMDLAELDHIMEVLVGS